A single region of the Branchiostoma lanceolatum isolate klBraLanc5 chromosome 1, klBraLanc5.hap2, whole genome shotgun sequence genome encodes:
- the LOC136446194 gene encoding uncharacterized protein has translation MAEYCDICHSKMKDPRKSACGHWFCGIHFESTNAGGITGRYCPIDCKILEISKDKKRICSCKREMEWIEAMNNPTSCPHGEVAEAPLPFPIQDTQEHDAAWLDRPATEEILARDGDMMRAVEGLEEQAIMEKQVKGLEAKLMEEEERREKAEKDLAKEKVLGARYADAFRKLKITYRNVDRDLRSSTEAPPPRRGEMEEAEVDNRQPEGASAPPTAASIDLHPATVHYDQAEVKVTIQMVEALDSSLAHGGGVEKMPTTFRGLEVENKVVE, from the exons ATGGCGGAATACTGTGACATATGTCACTCGAAGATGAAAGACCCACGGAAGTCTGCTTGCGGTCACTGGTTCTGTGGAATTCACTTCGAAAG TACAAATGCTGGTGGCATTACGGGGCGATATTGCCCCATCGACTGCAAGATCCTTGAGATATCCAAG GACAAGAAGCGGATTTGCTCCTGCAAACGTGAGATGGAGTGGATAGAAGCCATGAACAACCCAACCAGCTGTCCACATGGAGAG GTCGCGGAAGCCCCGCTGCCATTCCCGATCCAAGACACTCAGGAGCACGATGCGGCATGGCTCGACCGGCCAGCTACCGAAGAGATCCTTGCTAGGGACGGCGACATGATGAGGGCCGTGGAGGGTCTTGAGGAGCAGGCCATCATGGAGAAACAGGTGAAAGGCCTAGAGGCGAAGCTCATGGAGGAAGAGGAGCGCAGGGAGAAGGCGGAGAAAGATCTTGCAAAGGAGAAGGTGCTAGGTGCAAGGTACGCGGACGCGTTCCGGAAGCTCAAAATCACGTACCGTAACGTGGACCGTGACCTGCGTTCATCGACTGAGGCACCACCACCAAGGCGTGGCGAGATGGAGGAGGCTGAGGTTGACAACCGCCAGCCAGAGGGCGCTAGTGCACCCCCTACAGCTGCCAGCATCGACCTGCACCCGGCGACGGTGCACTATGACCAAGCTGAGGTCAAGGTCACCATCCAAATGGTGGAGGCACTTGACAGCAGCTTGGCTCATGGCGGCGGTGTTGAGAAGATGCCCACCACCTTTCGCGGTTTAGAGGTGGAGAATAAGGTAGTAGAGTAG